A stretch of the Clostridiales bacterium genome encodes the following:
- a CDS encoding HU family DNA-binding protein codes for MNKGELIAALAAKTEMTKKESEAALNGVLDVIAESLAKGDKVQLIGFGTFEAKSRPARVARNPRTGAAVKIAACKAPAFKAGKALKDAVNK; via the coding sequence ATGAATAAAGGTGAACTGATCGCTGCCCTGGCAGCCAAGACCGAAATGACCAAGAAAGAATCCGAAGCAGCCCTGAACGGCGTTCTCGACGTGATCGCTGAGAGCCTGGCCAAGGGTGACAAAGTGCAGCTGATCGGCTTTGGCACTTTCGAAGCGAAGAGCCGTCCTGCCCGCGTGGCCCGCAACCCCCGCACCGGCGCTGCCGTGAAAATCGCTGCCTGCAAGGCTCCCGCCTTCAAGGCCGGCAAAGCTCTGAAGGATGCTGTGAACAAGTAA
- a CDS encoding [FeFe] hydrogenase, group A, whose protein sequence is MENLVKLTIDGVSVEVPAGTTVLEAAKKAGINIPTLCYLKDINQIGACRMCIVDTGARAFGAACVLPVSNGMNVKTNTPKIREARRVNLELLLSNHDKKCLECPRNQKCELQQMCNDLGVDDVDKYKGKMNQYDIDDLSPSIVRDNNKCILCRRCVAACNKTQAVGVIGPMGRGFKTQIRSAWDQPLNDVACINCGQCIAACPTGALYEKDSTKAVWDLLSDTTKHVVVQPAPAVRAALGEEFGIPMGTAVTGKMAAALRRLGFEKVFDTDWAADLTIMEEGTEFIGRLKNGGVLPLITSCSPGWIKFCETYYPDFIPNLSSCKSPHEMEGAMIKSYWAQKEGIDPKDIRVVSVMPCTAKKFEAKRPELGHDGMQDVDEVITTRELAKMIKEAGIDFANLPDEDFDPMLGESSGAGVIFGATGGVMEAALRTVYEVVTGKTLDKVDFTAVRGIEGVKEATIKVGDLDVNVAVAHGTANAAKLLDSVKNGEKTYHFIEIMGCPGGCVTGGGQPFVSAQKRMECDPKVLRAQALYTEDANKPVRKSHENASINVLYKEFLGEPNSHKAHELLHTTYVKRPKYTK, encoded by the coding sequence ATGGAAAATCTCGTTAAGCTTACGATTGACGGCGTCAGTGTTGAAGTTCCGGCCGGCACGACGGTTCTGGAAGCCGCCAAGAAGGCGGGGATCAACATCCCCACGCTGTGCTACCTGAAGGACATCAACCAGATCGGCGCCTGCCGTATGTGTATCGTGGACACCGGCGCCCGCGCTTTTGGCGCGGCCTGCGTGCTGCCCGTTTCCAACGGCATGAACGTCAAGACCAATACGCCCAAGATCCGGGAAGCCCGCCGGGTGAACCTGGAGCTGCTGCTCTCCAACCACGACAAGAAGTGCCTGGAGTGCCCCCGCAACCAGAAGTGCGAACTGCAGCAGATGTGCAACGACCTGGGCGTTGACGACGTGGATAAGTACAAGGGCAAGATGAACCAGTACGACATCGACGACCTGAGCCCGTCCATCGTCCGCGACAACAACAAGTGCATCCTGTGCCGCCGCTGCGTCGCCGCCTGCAACAAGACCCAGGCTGTCGGCGTGATCGGCCCCATGGGCCGCGGCTTCAAGACCCAGATCCGTTCCGCATGGGACCAGCCGCTGAACGACGTGGCCTGCATCAACTGCGGCCAGTGTATCGCGGCCTGCCCGACCGGCGCCCTGTATGAAAAGGACTCCACGAAGGCGGTCTGGGACCTGCTGAGCGACACCACCAAGCATGTGGTGGTGCAGCCCGCTCCCGCCGTGCGCGCCGCGCTGGGCGAGGAATTCGGCATCCCGATGGGCACCGCTGTGACCGGCAAGATGGCCGCCGCGCTGCGCCGCCTGGGATTCGAAAAGGTGTTCGACACCGACTGGGCTGCTGACCTGACCATCATGGAAGAAGGCACCGAGTTCATCGGCCGGCTGAAGAATGGCGGCGTGCTGCCCCTGATCACCAGCTGCTCTCCCGGATGGATCAAGTTCTGCGAAACCTACTATCCGGACTTCATCCCGAACCTGTCCAGCTGCAAGAGCCCCCACGAAATGGAAGGCGCCATGATCAAGAGCTACTGGGCACAGAAGGAAGGCATCGATCCCAAGGATATCCGCGTGGTCTCCGTGATGCCCTGCACCGCGAAGAAGTTCGAAGCCAAGCGGCCTGAGCTGGGCCACGACGGCATGCAGGACGTGGACGAAGTCATCACCACCCGCGAGCTGGCCAAGATGATCAAGGAAGCGGGCATCGACTTCGCGAACCTGCCGGATGAAGACTTTGATCCCATGCTGGGCGAAAGCTCCGGCGCCGGCGTCATCTTCGGCGCGACCGGCGGTGTTATGGAAGCTGCCCTGCGTACCGTGTACGAAGTTGTGACCGGCAAGACCCTGGACAAGGTGGACTTCACCGCGGTCCGCGGTATTGAAGGCGTGAAGGAAGCGACCATCAAGGTCGGCGACCTGGACGTGAACGTGGCCGTTGCCCACGGCACCGCGAACGCCGCCAAGCTGCTGGACAGCGTGAAGAACGGCGAGAAGACCTACCACTTCATCGAGATCATGGGATGCCCCGGCGGCTGCGTAACCGGCGGCGGTCAGCCCTTCGTCTCCGCCCAGAAGCGGATGGAATGCGATCCCAAGGTGCTGCGTGCCCAGGCACTGTACACCGAAGACGCGAACAAGCCTGTTCGGAAGAGCCACGAGAACGCCTCTATCAACGTACTGTACAAGGAGTTCCTGGGCGAGCCCAACAGCCACAAGGCGCACGAGCTGCTGCACACCACGTATGTGAAGCGGCCGAAGTACACCAAGTAA
- a CDS encoding LTA synthase family protein, translating into MKRRILTALAAVCFILGVLILVLTDWYTGKFNTSFAGLLFTLMTPVKGVGGGFWQDLCAAILPKVIPAAVVYLLLLGWFRGHIAYEAVKKHAAFLEKTERIRTLTGKLLVALGFLTLAAALVFCWVKLNVSDYLRTRNAQTRIYEEQYVDPNTVAVTAPAEKPNVIWLVLESMETTYASREEGGIQDANYMPNLTRLAKENISFSNTEKLGGLHTTNNTNWTMAALFAGTSGLPFGFPVDQNSMNKYTEFAPDIAAMGDILKRDGYVNEFLCGSDAAYGGRALYFRDHGAYEIYDLFRARENGDIPKDYYVFWGFEDRHLFRIAKQELTRLYEAGEPFNLTMLTVDAHHLGGYTCEECGNEYPERTANVIACTDRQVGEFIEWCQAQPFYGNTVIVITGDHPRMDTFLTEGVDYQDRTIYNCFLNARKAPEGGTENRTAVMMDLYPTMLGAMGYTIEGNRLGLGTDLFSGEKTLAEEMGYEELNEEVSKYSEYFVTHFAR; encoded by the coding sequence ATGAAGCGGAGAATCCTGACAGCGCTGGCAGCGGTATGCTTTATTCTCGGCGTGCTGATCCTGGTCCTGACGGACTGGTATACGGGAAAATTCAATACAAGCTTTGCGGGGCTGCTGTTTACGCTGATGACGCCGGTGAAGGGCGTGGGCGGCGGATTCTGGCAGGACCTGTGCGCAGCTATCCTGCCGAAGGTGATTCCGGCGGCAGTGGTTTACCTGTTGCTGCTGGGCTGGTTCCGGGGGCACATCGCGTATGAAGCGGTGAAAAAGCACGCGGCGTTCCTGGAGAAGACGGAACGGATCCGGACGTTGACCGGAAAGCTGCTGGTGGCGCTGGGATTCCTGACGCTGGCAGCGGCACTGGTTTTCTGCTGGGTGAAGCTGAATGTGAGCGATTACCTGCGGACGCGGAATGCGCAGACACGGATTTACGAAGAGCAGTATGTGGACCCGAACACCGTGGCGGTGACGGCGCCGGCGGAGAAGCCGAACGTGATCTGGCTGGTGCTGGAGAGCATGGAGACGACGTACGCCTCAAGGGAAGAGGGCGGAATCCAGGACGCGAACTACATGCCGAACCTGACCCGGCTGGCGAAGGAGAACATCTCCTTTTCGAACACGGAGAAGCTGGGCGGGCTGCACACGACGAACAACACGAACTGGACCATGGCGGCGCTGTTTGCCGGGACCAGCGGACTGCCCTTCGGCTTCCCGGTGGACCAGAACAGCATGAACAAATACACGGAGTTCGCGCCGGACATTGCGGCGATGGGCGACATCCTGAAGCGGGACGGATACGTGAACGAATTCCTGTGCGGCAGCGACGCGGCATACGGCGGGCGGGCGCTATACTTCCGGGACCACGGGGCATACGAAATCTACGACCTGTTCAGGGCCCGGGAAAACGGGGATATCCCGAAGGATTACTACGTTTTCTGGGGATTTGAGGACCGGCACCTGTTCCGCATCGCGAAGCAGGAGCTGACGCGGCTGTACGAGGCCGGGGAGCCCTTCAACCTGACGATGCTGACGGTGGACGCGCATCACCTGGGCGGGTACACCTGCGAGGAATGCGGGAACGAGTATCCGGAGCGGACGGCGAACGTGATCGCCTGCACGGACCGGCAGGTGGGCGAATTCATTGAATGGTGCCAGGCACAGCCGTTCTACGGCAATACGGTGATCGTGATCACGGGGGACCACCCCCGGATGGACACCTTCCTGACGGAGGGTGTGGACTACCAGGACCGGACGATCTACAACTGCTTCCTGAACGCGCGGAAGGCGCCGGAGGGCGGCACGGAGAACCGGACCGCGGTGATGATGGACCTGTATCCCACGATGCTGGGCGCGATGGGGTATACGATTGAGGGAAACCGGCTGGGGCTGGGGACCGACCTGTTCTCCGGGGAGAAAACCCTGGCGGAAGAAATGGGATACGAAGAACTGAACGAAGAGGTTTCGAAGTATTCGGAATACTTTGTGACCCACTTCGCGAGATAA
- a CDS encoding GDSL family lipase, with translation MKQQIAGKTVRVLGRTAEDGGMLWLMSSLSEAGFTVSGAAEVKLVLKADDTVSDPARLDLRPRYAVHVDGKRIRDTRMEQDEETLTVLADAAKGTHTVRLVKLSECTQSLMALKEIITDGTVEPLDEAGSRIEFIGDSITCGYGVEENDPEKGFTTATENAEKSYAAIVSDRLGMDRALASFSGHGIVSGYTGDPAVRNGSELVPPYYEKAGRNGYKLPSGREAEEIPWDFSRFRPDVIVINLGTNDLSWCAGRPERCAEYRKGYADFLKTVRKDNPEAEILCILGVMGEGLNDSMEAAVRDYKAETGDEKIRSLTLREQDGKRNGYGANYHPSEQTQRELADIVTEAVRPLCPGIQK, from the coding sequence ATGAAACAGCAGATTGCCGGGAAGACGGTGCGCGTGCTCGGCCGGACGGCGGAGGACGGGGGCATGCTGTGGCTGATGTCCTCCCTGAGCGAGGCGGGCTTTACCGTGAGCGGCGCCGCGGAAGTGAAGCTGGTGCTGAAGGCGGACGACACGGTGAGTGATCCCGCGCGGCTGGACCTGCGGCCGCGGTACGCCGTGCACGTGGACGGAAAACGGATCCGGGACACCCGGATGGAACAGGACGAGGAGACCCTGACCGTACTGGCGGACGCGGCGAAGGGCACGCACACGGTGCGGCTGGTGAAGCTGAGCGAATGCACGCAGAGCCTGATGGCCCTGAAGGAAATCATCACGGACGGGACGGTGGAGCCGCTGGACGAGGCGGGAAGCCGGATTGAGTTTATCGGGGACTCCATTACCTGCGGATACGGGGTGGAGGAGAACGACCCGGAAAAGGGCTTTACCACCGCGACGGAAAACGCGGAGAAAAGCTATGCCGCGATTGTTTCGGACCGGCTGGGGATGGACCGGGCGCTGGCCAGCTTCAGCGGGCACGGCATCGTGAGCGGATACACGGGGGACCCGGCGGTGCGGAACGGATCGGAGCTGGTGCCGCCGTACTACGAAAAGGCCGGGCGGAACGGATATAAGCTGCCCTCCGGACGGGAAGCGGAGGAGATTCCGTGGGACTTCAGCCGGTTCCGGCCGGACGTGATTGTGATCAACCTGGGGACGAACGACCTGAGCTGGTGCGCGGGGCGCCCGGAGCGGTGCGCCGAATACCGGAAGGGATACGCGGATTTCCTGAAGACGGTGCGGAAGGACAACCCGGAGGCGGAGATCCTGTGCATCCTGGGCGTGATGGGCGAAGGCCTGAACGACAGCATGGAAGCCGCGGTGCGTGACTACAAGGCGGAAACGGGAGACGAAAAAATCCGCTCCCTGACCCTGCGGGAGCAGGACGGGAAGCGGAACGGATACGGGGCCAACTACCACCCCAGCGAACAGACGCAGCGGGAGCTGGCCGATATTGTAACGGAGGCGGTCAGGCCTCTGTGCCCAGGAATTCAGAAATGA
- a CDS encoding CotH kinase family protein, whose product MKRRILILAAMCAVLLLLAGTAGADVTISEVMASNGTYENGEAYDWVELHNDGNKAVDIGGWYLSDSKKNPMKWAFPKGAKIKAGGYVTVFCTGEEVQNAGKGSVFYTDWAISSSGETLILSDAEGTELDRVKMPEQYGNVSWGRPAGGGEAGFFETATRGAKNAKEAYGGRTGTPRIMTPGGFYTDSVVVYASEEGGTTLRYTTDGETPTAKSKQFPTEGLLLKKTTPLRVKAFREGEVSSETVSATYFINDDPMTPVVSLITDDKYLFNKKTGMLVKGTGSTPNYSKGFEYPVHIEYFNGKGAQEISQNGTMTVSGHSARINAQKSIALYARKSWGAATFAFNPFPTRDYTEYKSLLLRAANSDAYATRVRDIVASSLAEGQGILYQDHVVIQVYINGEYWGHYNLREKINKHFIAAYEGVTEEAQVDAIDILARTGTDQFLQNGDNTDWLALCDYCKKQDLNDPEKLTYVEERLDIDNMFTHAAFEIILGNVDFTNVRVYRVPGGKWKYLLFDVEACWRNLDKTPIEYYIKPLNAKIQGFRHEPLNALLKVPEMKERFLRRVSELLSTVFRWDNVEKTFDGILAQVEPILPRHIARWKNMKLGNWQTNIKATKYYARVRPKEIPGMLKDAMKLTGDEMEEYFGETLRLLEETNKKPE is encoded by the coding sequence ATGAAACGAAGGATCCTGATACTGGCCGCGATGTGCGCGGTGCTCCTGCTGCTGGCCGGGACGGCCGGGGCGGACGTGACCATCAGCGAGGTGATGGCGAGCAACGGCACATATGAAAACGGCGAGGCATACGACTGGGTGGAGCTGCACAACGACGGGAACAAGGCCGTGGACATCGGCGGATGGTACCTGAGCGACAGCAAGAAAAACCCGATGAAATGGGCGTTCCCGAAGGGCGCGAAGATCAAGGCCGGCGGATACGTAACGGTGTTCTGCACGGGCGAAGAGGTGCAGAACGCGGGCAAGGGAAGCGTGTTCTACACGGACTGGGCGATTTCGTCCTCCGGGGAGACGCTGATCCTTTCCGACGCGGAAGGCACAGAGCTGGACCGGGTGAAGATGCCGGAGCAGTACGGCAACGTATCCTGGGGACGGCCGGCGGGCGGCGGGGAAGCCGGCTTTTTTGAAACGGCGACCCGCGGCGCGAAGAACGCGAAGGAAGCATATGGCGGACGGACCGGGACGCCCCGGATTATGACGCCCGGCGGATTCTACACGGACAGCGTGGTGGTGTACGCCTCCGAAGAGGGCGGCACGACGCTGCGCTACACCACGGACGGAGAGACGCCCACCGCGAAGAGCAAGCAGTTTCCGACGGAAGGCCTGCTGCTGAAAAAGACCACGCCGCTGCGGGTGAAGGCGTTCCGGGAGGGGGAGGTTTCCTCCGAAACGGTGAGCGCGACGTATTTCATCAACGACGACCCGATGACGCCGGTGGTGAGCCTGATTACCGACGACAAATACCTGTTCAATAAGAAAACCGGGATGCTGGTGAAGGGCACCGGGAGCACGCCGAACTACTCCAAGGGATTCGAGTATCCGGTACATATTGAGTACTTCAACGGGAAAGGCGCGCAGGAGATCAGCCAGAACGGCACGATGACCGTATCCGGCCATAGCGCGCGGATCAACGCCCAGAAGAGCATTGCCCTGTACGCCCGGAAATCCTGGGGCGCAGCGACGTTCGCGTTCAATCCCTTCCCGACGCGGGACTACACGGAATACAAGAGCCTGCTGCTGCGGGCGGCGAACAGCGACGCCTACGCGACGCGTGTGCGGGACATCGTGGCCAGCTCGCTGGCAGAGGGGCAGGGCATCCTGTACCAGGACCATGTGGTGATCCAGGTGTACATCAACGGCGAATACTGGGGCCACTACAACCTGCGGGAGAAGATCAACAAGCACTTTATCGCGGCCTATGAGGGCGTGACGGAAGAAGCCCAGGTGGACGCGATTGACATCCTGGCACGGACGGGGACGGACCAGTTCCTGCAGAACGGGGACAACACCGACTGGCTGGCACTGTGCGACTACTGCAAAAAGCAGGACCTGAACGACCCGGAGAAGCTCACGTATGTGGAAGAGCGGCTGGACATCGACAACATGTTTACGCACGCGGCATTCGAGATTATCCTGGGGAACGTGGACTTCACGAACGTGCGGGTATACCGCGTGCCGGGCGGGAAGTGGAAGTACCTGCTGTTTGACGTGGAGGCCTGCTGGCGGAACCTGGACAAGACGCCGATTGAATACTACATCAAGCCGCTGAACGCCAAGATCCAGGGATTCCGGCACGAGCCGCTGAACGCGCTGCTGAAGGTGCCGGAGATGAAGGAGCGGTTCCTGCGGCGGGTGAGCGAGCTGCTCAGCACGGTGTTCCGGTGGGACAACGTGGAGAAGACGTTCGACGGCATCCTGGCGCAGGTGGAGCCGATCCTGCCGCGGCATATCGCCCGGTGGAAGAACATGAAGCTGGGCAACTGGCAGACGAACATCAAGGCGACGAAGTATTACGCGCGCGTGCGGCCGAAGGAAATTCCCGGCATGCTGAAGGACGCGATGAAGCTGACGGGCGATGAGATGGAGGAATACTTCGGCGAGACGCTGCGGCTGCTGGAGGAAACGAACAAAAAGCCGGAATGA
- a CDS encoding FRG domain-containing protein, which yields MIQEIRIEKVEDLMPMLSEQEYRPELGRNRSGYLYRGMPNSTYKMRTSLSRCCKDKQKMLEPAILNNFAKYAIEDDPTVAQSVWNRMITGQHNGLPTRLLDWSHSALVALHFATTEENLNSMTTHDCVVWRIDMYELIAHLPEKYRLAVGREQSTLFSVEMLNGLAPTLEQYDEDMGDHSMVIIEPPSTNERIITQYSFFSVIPTGMDIEKFLDERTEKTVKYVIDKNLRWRVRDMLDSLNISERLFFPGLDGLSKWIARHYYVK from the coding sequence ATGATTCAGGAAATCCGGATTGAGAAAGTGGAAGACCTGATGCCCATGCTGAGCGAGCAGGAGTACCGGCCGGAGCTGGGACGGAATCGGAGCGGATACCTGTACCGGGGAATGCCGAACTCCACCTATAAGATGCGGACGAGCCTGAGCCGCTGCTGCAAGGACAAGCAGAAGATGCTGGAACCGGCGATCCTGAATAATTTTGCGAAGTACGCGATTGAGGACGATCCGACGGTGGCGCAGAGCGTGTGGAACCGGATGATTACCGGGCAGCACAACGGCCTTCCGACCCGGCTGCTGGACTGGAGCCACAGCGCACTGGTGGCGCTGCACTTTGCCACGACGGAGGAGAACCTGAACTCGATGACCACCCATGACTGCGTGGTGTGGCGGATTGACATGTATGAGCTGATCGCCCACCTGCCGGAGAAATACCGGCTGGCGGTGGGAAGGGAACAGAGCACGCTGTTCAGCGTGGAGATGTTGAACGGGCTGGCGCCGACGCTGGAACAGTATGATGAGGACATGGGCGACCATTCCATGGTGATTATTGAGCCGCCGAGCACCAACGAGCGGATTATTACCCAGTATTCCTTCTTCAGTGTGATTCCGACGGGAATGGACATTGAGAAGTTCCTGGATGAGCGGACGGAGAAGACCGTGAAATACGTGATTGACAAAAACCTGCGGTGGCGGGTGCGGGATATGCTGGATTCGCTGAACATTTCCGAGCGGCTGTTCTTCCCCGGGCTGGACGGGCTGAGCAAATGGATTGCCCGGCATTACTACGTGAAATAA
- the miaA gene encoding tRNA (adenosine(37)-N6)-dimethylallyltransferase MiaA, with translation MLPKLIVIEGTNASGKSALGVELASRFGGEIVSADSRQVFERLDLGSGKITPEEMHGVPHHLLNVRKPGEFFSMADFQRLAYEAIDGIIARGNVPFLVGGTGLYVDSVADGYVLTDKATDLALRAELETYSTPELYDMLKEKLPDTDVDPKNRHRVMRLLEKLAAGDAAPGTKSPRYSLLKLGVTWPREILKQRIDERLERRLQQGMVDEVKSMLDDGVSEEFLIKLGLEYKYLTWYLTGKIGYEQMVEELGSAIKRFAKRQMTWFRRDPRIIWLDMKEDPVSRASELISEFLGTEA, from the coding sequence ATGCTGCCGAAGCTGATTGTCATTGAGGGAACGAACGCCTCCGGAAAGAGTGCGCTCGGGGTGGAGCTTGCCTCCCGTTTCGGGGGGGAAATCGTCTCCGCCGACTCCCGCCAGGTTTTCGAGCGGCTGGATCTCGGTTCCGGCAAAATCACGCCGGAGGAGATGCACGGCGTCCCCCATCACCTGCTCAACGTCCGCAAGCCCGGGGAGTTCTTCTCCATGGCGGATTTCCAGCGCCTTGCATATGAAGCCATCGATGGCATCATTGCCCGCGGGAATGTGCCCTTCCTCGTCGGCGGCACCGGACTCTATGTGGATTCCGTGGCCGACGGCTACGTCCTCACCGACAAGGCGACGGACCTGGCCCTCCGGGCGGAGCTGGAAACCTATTCCACCCCGGAGCTCTACGATATGCTGAAGGAAAAGCTGCCGGATACGGACGTGGATCCGAAGAACCGCCACCGCGTCATGCGCCTGCTGGAAAAGCTGGCCGCCGGCGATGCGGCCCCCGGTACCAAATCCCCGCGTTATTCCCTGCTCAAGCTCGGCGTCACCTGGCCCCGGGAAATCCTCAAGCAGCGGATCGACGAGCGCCTGGAGCGCCGCCTGCAGCAGGGCATGGTGGATGAAGTGAAGTCCATGCTGGATGACGGCGTCAGCGAGGAATTCCTCATCAAGCTGGGCCTCGAGTATAAATACCTCACCTGGTACCTCACCGGAAAGATCGGCTATGAGCAGATGGTCGAAGAACTCGGCAGCGCCATCAAGCGCTTTGCCAAGCGCCAGATGACCTGGTTCCGCCGGGATCCGCGCATCATCTGGCTGGATATGAAAGAAGACCCGGTTTCCCGGGCCTCCGAACTCATTTCTGAATTCCTGGGCACAGAGGCCTGA
- the nuoF gene encoding NADH-quinone oxidoreductase subunit NuoF: protein MELYRSHVLVCGGTGCSSSGSAKLIERFEEQLKEKGLDKEVKVVRTGCFGLCEAGPVVIVYPEGTFYSRVKVEDVDEIVAEHLLKGRRVQRLVYVDHKTHESTVQKSLSEIGFYKQQMRVALRNCGVIDPENIDEYIAFDGYKALAKALTEMTPDQVIQEILDSGLRGRGGAGFPTGKKWQFAKASQAEHKYFVCNADEGDPGAFMDRSLLEGDPHAILEAMAIGGYAIGADEGWIYVRAEYPIAVKRLEKAIEQAHEYGLLGENIFGTGFNFDIHIRLGAGAFVCGEETALMASIEGKRGEPRPKPPFPAVKGLFESPTNINNVETLGNVAQIILKGADWFKSIGTERSTGTKVFALGGKINNTGLVEVPMGIPLRTIIEDIGGGCPNGKKFKAVQTGGPSGGCIPAALLDTPVEYDTLTAIGAMMGSGGMIVMDEDNCMVDIARFFLDFTVDESCGKCTPCRIGTRRMLEILERITQGKGEEGDIEKLQTLAENIKSSALCGLGQTAPNPVLSTIKYFRDEYEAHIKEKRCPAHHCQALLNYEITDACRGCTACARKCPVNAISGNVKERHVIDTSKCIKCGNCMATCKFGAIIKN, encoded by the coding sequence ATGGAGCTTTATCGTTCTCATGTGCTGGTCTGCGGCGGTACCGGCTGTTCTTCATCCGGCTCTGCGAAGCTGATTGAACGCTTTGAGGAGCAGCTGAAGGAGAAGGGCCTTGACAAGGAAGTCAAGGTGGTCCGCACGGGCTGCTTCGGACTGTGCGAAGCGGGTCCCGTTGTTATCGTTTATCCCGAAGGAACGTTCTACAGCCGCGTCAAGGTTGAAGACGTGGACGAGATCGTTGCCGAGCACCTGCTGAAGGGCCGCCGGGTACAGCGCCTGGTGTATGTGGATCACAAGACCCACGAGTCCACCGTGCAGAAGAGCCTGAGCGAAATCGGGTTCTACAAGCAGCAGATGCGCGTTGCGCTGCGGAACTGCGGTGTGATCGATCCCGAGAACATCGATGAATATATCGCGTTTGACGGTTACAAGGCGCTGGCCAAGGCGCTGACCGAGATGACCCCTGACCAGGTCATCCAGGAGATCCTGGATTCCGGCCTGCGGGGCCGCGGCGGCGCGGGCTTCCCGACCGGCAAGAAGTGGCAGTTCGCGAAGGCCAGCCAGGCTGAGCACAAGTACTTCGTCTGCAACGCGGACGAAGGCGACCCCGGCGCCTTCATGGACCGCTCCCTGCTGGAGGGCGACCCCCACGCGATCCTCGAAGCCATGGCCATCGGCGGCTACGCCATCGGCGCGGACGAAGGCTGGATCTACGTCCGTGCGGAGTACCCGATCGCCGTGAAGCGGCTGGAGAAGGCCATCGAGCAGGCGCATGAATACGGCCTGCTGGGCGAGAACATCTTCGGCACCGGCTTCAACTTCGACATCCACATCCGCCTGGGCGCCGGCGCGTTCGTGTGCGGCGAGGAAACCGCTCTGATGGCCTCCATCGAAGGCAAGCGCGGTGAGCCCCGGCCGAAGCCCCCGTTCCCGGCGGTGAAGGGCCTGTTCGAGAGCCCCACCAACATCAACAACGTGGAAACCCTGGGCAACGTGGCCCAGATCATCCTGAAGGGTGCCGACTGGTTCAAGAGCATCGGTACCGAACGCTCCACCGGTACGAAGGTATTCGCGCTGGGCGGCAAGATCAACAACACCGGTCTGGTGGAAGTGCCCATGGGTATTCCGCTGCGGACCATCATCGAGGACATCGGCGGCGGCTGCCCGAACGGCAAGAAGTTCAAGGCCGTGCAGACCGGCGGTCCTTCCGGCGGATGTATCCCGGCCGCGCTGCTGGATACCCCCGTGGAATATGACACCCTGACCGCCATCGGCGCCATGATGGGTTCCGGCGGTATGATCGTCATGGATGAAGACAACTGTATGGTGGACATCGCCCGGTTCTTCCTCGACTTCACGGTCGACGAGAGCTGCGGCAAGTGCACCCCCTGCCGCATCGGTACCCGCCGCATGCTGGAGATCCTCGAGCGGATCACCCAGGGCAAGGGCGAGGAAGGCGACATCGAGAAGCTGCAGACGCTGGCTGAGAACATCAAGAGCAGCGCGCTGTGCGGCCTGGGCCAGACGGCTCCGAACCCCGTGCTTTCCACCATCAAGTACTTCCGCGATGAGTATGAGGCGCACATCAAGGAGAAGCGGTGCCCGGCGCATCACTGCCAGGCCCTGCTGAACTACGAGATCACCGACGCCTGCCGCGGCTGCACGGCCTGCGCGCGCAAGTGCCCCGTGAACGCCATCAGCGGCAACGTCAAGGAACGCCACGTGATCGATACCAGCAAGTGCATCAAGTGCGGCAACTGCATGGCGACATGTAAGTTCGGCGCTATCATCAAGAACTAA
- a CDS encoding HAD hydrolase-like protein: MKYPCLVLDHDDTTVNSTATVHYPCFVEYMAKYFPNVHLTLEEYFNYNFDPGVIDMFTKICGMTWDQMMDEEKYWKAYASTHVPKAYPGIREIMEEQKKRGGRVCVVSHSFRENILRDYRENGLPEPDLVYGWECPPEQRKPAVWPLEQIMAKWGYQPGELLVVDDLKPGYDMAKAAGVPFAAAGWANDIEKIEQFMRKNCGLYFKTVEGLRKYLFED, from the coding sequence CTGAAATACCCGTGCCTGGTGCTGGACCACGACGATACGACGGTGAACTCTACCGCCACGGTACACTATCCCTGCTTTGTGGAGTACATGGCGAAGTATTTTCCCAATGTGCACCTGACGCTGGAGGAGTATTTCAACTACAATTTCGACCCCGGCGTGATCGACATGTTCACGAAGATCTGCGGGATGACGTGGGACCAGATGATGGACGAGGAGAAGTACTGGAAGGCCTATGCCTCCACCCACGTGCCGAAGGCTTACCCGGGCATCCGGGAGATTATGGAAGAGCAGAAAAAACGGGGCGGAAGGGTGTGCGTGGTGAGCCACTCCTTCCGGGAGAATATCCTGCGGGATTACCGCGAGAACGGCCTGCCGGAGCCGGACCTGGTGTACGGATGGGAATGCCCGCCGGAGCAGCGCAAACCCGCCGTATGGCCCCTGGAACAGATTATGGCGAAGTGGGGCTACCAGCCCGGAGAACTGCTGGTGGTGGACGACCTGAAGCCGGGATATGACATGGCGAAGGCCGCGGGCGTACCCTTTGCCGCCGCCGGATGGGCCAACGACATCGAAAAGATTGAACAGTTTATGCGGAAGAACTGCGGGCTGTACTTCAAGACCGTGGAAGGGCTGCGGAAATACCTGTTTGAAGACTGA